The window TCCACGTGCTCGACCACGTGCGCCAGCAGCATCGAGTCGAACGTGCCCGGCTTCGCGTACTCGGTGGTCGGGAACTCGTCGCTCGTGAACGACGTCAGCCCGCGCGCCCGCGCGATCGCCACGGACTCGGGGTTGTGGTCGACGCCGACCCCGTTATTGCCCAGGTGCGCGAGGTTGCGGCCCAGGCCGCTCCCCACATCCAGCACCCGGCCCAGGTGGAGGCGGCGGATGTTCCAGCGGTAGGGCGCCTGCACGTTGAGGGTGCGGCGCCACCACGACGTGTCCAGGCGGCGCAGCCGCTCCGCGTAGTCGGCGCCGGCGGTGTCGCGGCCGTCCTTCGGGCCGTCGCTCGCGGCGCCGGCGGCATCGTCGGACATCAGCGGGCTCGATCCGTGAACAGCATGCCTCCACGCTAGGCCACGACGCCGCCCGGCACAGCGCCTTCAAAGCAAAAGACCCCTACGATCGTGGAGGAACTGTCCACCGTTCGATGGGATGAGCTGAATGGCAACTGGCAGGGGAACCACGGGTCCCACGAAACGCGACCGCCGCGAGGAGGCGCGCGAGACCGCCAGGAGGATGCGCGAGGAGGCCGCCAAGAAGGCGCGCCGTCGCAAGATCGTCGTCCAGAGCTCCGTCATCGTCGGCATCGTCGCGGTTCTGGCCATCATCGGCGTGGTCGTCTTCACCAGCATGGGACCGGGCGCCAGCGCCGCGAACCCCAAGAACATGGCGAGCGGCGGCATCCTGCTGACCTCGCCCACGCAGGCCACGAGCACGCCCGCCATCCCGGCCGGCGGCAAGCCGACGCCCACCAAGATGGAGCTGAACGGCAAGACCGCGCACATCCAGATCTGGCTCGACTACCAGTGCCCCTACTGCGACCAGTTCGAGACCACGAACAACGCGCAGATCAAGCAGTGGCTGCAGGACGGCTCGGCGACGCTCGAGGTCCACCCGGTCGCGATCCTCGACAGCAGCGCGAACAAGCAGTACTCCACGCGGTCCGCCGCTGCGGCATCCTGTGTCGCGAACTCCGACCCCGACAAGTTCTTCGACATCAACGCCGCGCTCTTCGCCAAGCAGCCGGACGAGCAGACCGGCGGCGGCCTGAGCAACGCGCAGATCCTGTCGATCTTCAAGGACGCGGGCGTCTCGTCGAAGGCGATCACCGACTGCGTGAACAACCAGACCTTCGCGTCGTTCATCACCACGATGACGTCGGACGCGACCGCCAACTCGCAGCTGAAGAACCCGACCTCGGGCGGCTTCGGCACCCCGACCGTGTTCGTGAACGGCGAGCGCTACCAGGGCGGCTTCACCGACGCGGCCCAGTTCGCCGCCTTCAAGGACGCCGCGGTCAAGGACGCCGGCTCCGGCAAGACGATCACCTTCCCCACCGCCTCCTAGCAATCGGTTCCTCACTTAATCCCGGTTTTCGACTCGAAATCGCGGATTAAGTGAGGAACCGTTGGTGGTACGGTGCGGGCATGGAGCGAGTACCGGAGGAAGGCATCGAGGGCGTCGAGATCGGCGAAGGGGATGCGGGCGACACGGCCGGCTGGGCAGACCCGGCTGACGGCGACGTCGACTACGCGCTGAACGACCGGGAGGCGGAGGCCGACTTCGCCGACGAGCTGGTCACCAACGACGCGGTCGCCGGCGAGACCATCTGGTCCGGCCCTGGCGACGGCAACGACGGCCCCACCGGCGGTCAGGCCCGCGAGGCCGAGCCGGAGTACGACGAGCACAGCGACGACGACGTGGATGCGGGCGTGCTCACCGAGGACGACGTCGAGGAGGAGGGCATCTAGCCCTCCGCGCTACCCCTCTGCACCAGCCTCCGGGCCGGGCTCCAGCGCGTCCACCACCCCGCGCGCGCTGCGCTCGAGGAAGCCGACGATCCGCTCGGACGGCAGGTCGGTGCCGATCGCGCTCTCGACCAGCGCCTCCTCGGCGAACGCGATCCACGATCGCAGCGCGATGCGCAGCAGCTCCGTGTCCGGCACGCCCAGTTCGAGGAACACCGCGTGCACGCGTTCGGCCTGCTCGCCGCGCGCCTCCTCGACCACCGCGCGCACCTCCGTGTCCCCGGAGGCGACGCCGCGCACCAGCGAGTAGAACGTGCCGCTGTGCTCGCGCACGAACGCGACGATCCGGGTGAGGGTGTCGTGGAGGCGCTCCAGCGGCGGCAGCCCCGCGACCGGCTCCGTGGCGTACAGCATGCTGTCGCGCGCGGTGCGGACGACCTCCCGGTGGAGGCCCTGCTTCGACCCGAAGTAGTGGAACAGCAGCCCGCGGGAGACCCCCGCCCGCGCCGACAGCTCCTCGATGGTCAGCTGGTCCAGCGGGTTGTCGGCGAGGAACGCCACCCCGAGGGCGACGAGCTGCGCCCGCCGCTCGTCCGGCGTCAGTCGCGTCCGCCGGTCCGTGTCCATACGTCGAGCCTATCCGCCGCCCCTCTCCGCGAGAGTGGCGACCTCGACTATTGACACACGGTCAATAACGCCTAAGCTCGCTCCTGGACCTGACCGCGCCGTGGCTGTCAAGTCCCCCGAACAGGAGGATCGATGAAGTTCCGAAAGCTCGCCGGGTCGCACGCCGGACGGATCGTGCTCGCGGCCGTCCCCGTCGCCGTGGTGTCGACCGTACTGATGGCCGGTGTCGCGCAGGGCGCCGTGCCCGTCTCGTTCGCCGTCTCCGGCAGCCAGTTCCAGATCAGCGCCTCCAAGCTCGACGGAACCGGCTTCTCCCAGTACGCGGGCGTCGCGCCGGACACCGCCGGCAAGGAGCACCAGGTCGCGATCGCGAACATCAAGTCCGCCACCCTCTCCGACCTCTGCCAGGCCGTCGTCACCGACACCCCGCTCGGCAAGGTCGGCATGCTCATCACCGCGGGAGGCGGCGGCTCCCCCGCGAGCGCGTCCGACCTTCAGATCGGGATGACGGACCTCAAGGGCGACTCGGAGTTCCACAACATCCGCATCGGCGTCGACGCCTCCACCGTGAACACGACGGCCAAGGGCGCCGCCGGCGACTTCGCGCAGGACGCCGACACCGTCACCATCACGAACCTCCAGCAGACCGCGTGGAGCACGCAGGCCTCCGTCTTCACTCTGACCGGCATGCACGTGCAGCTCACCGACGGCTCGAAGGGATGCTTCTGATCGTGGCTGAGCACGCGACCGGCCGCTGGGCGCGCTTCCGCGCCTGGCGGCGCCGTCGCCCGTTCGTGGGCGGCGTCCTCACCGCCCTCGGCGGAATCGAGATGTTCTTCTCGGGACAGCTCGACATCGGCAAGATCCACGTGCAGCTCGGCATCGAGGGGCTGCAGGCGACGATCATCCCGATCCTGCTGGTGCTGCTGGGCGTGCTCGTCATCGCGATGCCCGCGCACCGCATCTTCTACGGCGTGATCGCGCTGGCGGTCGCGGTGTACTCGCTCGTCGGCGTGAACCTGGGCGGCTTCTTCATCGGGATGCTGCTGAGCACGGTGGGCGGCATCCTCACCGTGGCGTGGATGCCGAAGAAGGATGCGGTGGATGCGGTGGATGCGGTGGATGCACCCGCCGACCGCGAAGGCACGACCGCATGAGGCGCCGCGGCTCGGGCGTCGTCGCCGGCGCGCTGATCGCGTGCGTCGCCGCGGCGCTCGCCGGCCTGGGCGCCGCGCGTGTGCCGTCGTCTGCGCCGGCCGCCCTGTGCATCCCCCTCTTCATGTCGTGCAGCTCTCCGAGCCAGAGCCCCACGCCGTCGCCGAGCTCGACCACTCCGGGCGTGCCCGGCATCCCGAACCTCCCGCTGCCCGGGACGTCCGACGCCCCGACCGTTCCCGGCGCGACGCCCACCCCGACCGCTCCCCCGGCGCCCGCCGGGCCGGATGCCGGCGCCCCCGTCTTCACCCAGCCGCCCGCGCAGCTGGGCAGCCGGTCCCTGTCGTTCTCGGGACTGAAGGGCATCAGCGTGGTGACCGTCCCGCTCGCCGACGGCAGCCGCATCCCCGTGCTGAAGATCTCCGCCGACAGCATCACCGTCGACGGGTTCAGCCTGACCGTGCGCAAGGCGACAGGGCCCAAGCTCGCGACGACCGCCGACCAGATGGCGCTGCGCGGCAACGTGAACGTCTACGTGGATTCGGTGACCGCGACCGGCCAGGACGGCAAGAGCATCACTCTGGGCGCCGCCACCCCGCCGCCCGCCGACGGCCTGCCGCCGCAGCTGCTGCGCGTCACGCTCGGGCTCGTCGGGGTGACCGCGGACAGCATCCACTTCACGGCACCGCACCAGCACCTGACCGAATAGCGGTCAGCGGCCCTCCGACCGCTTCCGCCTGCGGCGTTCGCGCCAGGTGAGCGACTCCCACTCCTCGCGTTCGGCGCGGCGACGGGCGTCCGCCTCCCGGATGCGCTGCTCGCGCCGCTCCCTCCAGCGCCGCACTTCCGCATCCACGTCGCGCGTCGGTGTGACGACGGGAGGGCCGCCCTGCAGCTGCCGCCGCGCCTCGACGATGCGCCGGTTGAACGTCTCGAGGTGCTCGCGCACCGCGGTCTCGGACGCGAGCCGGTCGAGCTTCGCGTCGAGCTCCTTGTCCTCGGTGCGCAGCAGGAGCGCGGGAGGGCCGAGCCCGGTGAGCTGCTCGCGTTCGATCTTGCGGCGGATCCACCAGTCCGGGTCGTGCGTCCCGGTGAGCCCGGGCAGCGGCTTGCCCGCCCCGGGCAGGTTGTCGAAGTCGCCGCGCCGCATCGCCTGCTGGATCGCCGTCTCGACGATCTGCGCGCGCTGCTCCATCGACGGCTGCCCGGCGTTCGCCTCCTCCACCTGCTCGCCGCGGGCCTCCGCGTCACGTCGCAGCCGGTAGCGCGCGGCCTCCACGAGCGGGTCGGACTCGCGAGCCGGGCGACGGGTTTCGTCACGGTTGCGGGCCATGTTTTCACTCTACGCCGGGCCTCCGACGCCACTGCCGACGTGTCGGTGGCCTCCGCTACCGTCGCTTCATGGAGTTCCGCATCGACGTCCCCCAGCCTGTGCTCGACGACCTCCGACACCGGTTGGAGGTCGCCATCCTGCCGGAGCAGACGCCCGGCCCGGACTGGTCGAACGGCATCCCCCCGCACGTGCTCGCGGGGCTCGTCGACCGCTGGCGCGACGGCTACGACTGGCGCGCCTTCGAGCGCCGCCTCGACCGCTACGACCAGTGGATGCTCGACCTCGACGGGTGCGCCGTGCACGTCGTGCGCGCGCCGGCCCGCGCGCCGAGCGGTGCGCTGCCGATCGTCCTGACGCACGGCTGGCCGTACTCGTTCGCGTCCATGCTCGACCTCGCCGACCTGCTCAGCGAGGAGCGGGACGTCGTCATCCCGTCCCTCCCCGGCTATGGATACTCGGCCCCGCTGCCCGAGCCGTATTCGTCATTCGGCACCGCCCGCCGCTGGCACGCGCTGATGACGCGTGAGCTCGGCTACGACCGCTATCTGACCTACGGCGAGGATGTCGGCGCCGGCGTGAGCGACTGGCTGGCGGCCTCCTCTCCCGAATCCGTCGCGGGCATCGTCGCGAGCCATGCCTCCTTCTCCGGGCGCTCGCGCCCCGGTGTCGAGCTGACCGACGAGGAGCGGACTTTCCTGGCATCCGTCGCCTCCCCCGCCGAGTCGGGCTATGCGCACGAGCAGGGCACCCGTCCGGACACCCTCGCCGCTGCGCTCATCGACTCCCCCAGCGGCCTGCTGGCCTGGATCGTCGAGAAGGTCGCCGCCTGGAGCGACGGCGACGCCCTCGAGCGCTTCGACGTCGACGACGTGCTGACCAACGTCACGCTGTACTGGGTGACGCGGTCGATCGGCACGAGCTTCCGCCCCTACCGGGAGTCGCCTGACGACGACGAGCTGCATCCCGTCATCACCGTCCCGGCGTCGATCCTGGTGCAGCGGCACGAGGCCGCCTACCCGCGCTCGCTCGCCGAGAAGAGCTACGCCGACATCCGCTCGTTCAACCGGTTGGAGCGGGGAGGCCACTTCACCGCCTGGGAGGCGCCGGACGCGATCGCAGCGGCCGTCCGCGACCTCGAGGCACGCCTCTGATCGTCGCCGGTCCGCCCGATGTGAACGCACGATGAACGGCCGGAATACGTCGCGTGAGACCGGTTGACATTCCGCGAAAGCGCTTTACTGTGTGCACTAAGCAACCGGATGGCAGGCTGGACCGCAGGGGGCGGGCAGCTGTACTGCATTCCCGGTGCGCGACGGTCGGCTCGGGTGGGCCGACCGTCGCATCGTTCCCGGGCCTCCCGCACCGCACGGCCGCTGGCTACTCTGGCGTGGTGACCGACGACGAGCACCTGCGGATGGTGCGCGAGCGCTTCGACGACCGCGCCCCCACCTACGACGAGAGCCCGATGCACCGCGGACTCGCTGCGGCAGTCGCCGTGTTCGCGGACCTGGACGGGGTGGATGCGGTGCTCGACATCGCGACCGGCACCGGCCTGGTGCTCCGCGCCCTCCGCGAGCGCGGCTACACCGGCGCCGCGACCGGCGTGGACCTGTCCCCGCGCATGATCGACGAGGCCCGCCGCCACCTGCCCGACGCGGACCTGCTGGTGGCGGATGCGACCAGCCTGCCGCTCCCGGACGACACCTTCGACCTCGTGACGTGCGTGACCGGGCTGCAGCTGTTCCCGCATCCTGACGCCGCCATCCTGGAGTGGTCGCGCGTGCTGCGTCCCGGAGGCCGGGCGCTGACGGCGACGTTCCTGCAGTTCGACCCGTCGAGGCACCGCGCCGCTCCCCCACCCGGCTACCTCAACCACAGCCCGTTCGATTCGGTCGAGCACCTGGCCGAGACCGTCGCGCCGGCCGGCTTCGCCGTCGCCCGCACGGACACGTGGACGGATGGCGCAGACGAGCTTCTGATCGCCGAGCTGACGCTCGCGGGCTGAGCGGGCGCGGTTACTGCGTAGCGGGCGCCGGGACCCGTCGGCTATGAAGGGTGGATGCTGACCGGCACCACCGTGGGTCTGAGGGCGCGCTACGAGGATGACATCCCCATCCTGGTGGCCGAGCTGTACAACGACGTGGTGAACGGCTCCCGCGCCGAGGGCTCCCCGTGGCGCCCCATCCGCCCCAGCGCCCGGGACCCGCGCCTCATCACGGACGAGTCGAAGGAGGACGTGGTCGCGTTCTCGGTCGTCTCCCTCGCCGACGACGCCCTGATCGGCTCCGCGAACCTCTGGGGCATCGACACCCACAACCGCTTCGCCCACCTCGGCCTCGGCCTCATCCCCTCCGCTCGCGGCAGCGGCTACGGCACCGACGTGGTCGCCGTCCTCTGCCGCTACGGCTTCGTCGTCCGCGGCCTCAACCGCCTCCAGATCGAGACCCTCGCCGACAACCACGCCATGCTGAGGGCCGCCGAACGCAACGGCTTCGTCCGCGAGGGCGTGCTGCGCCGATCGGCGTGGGTGCTCGGTGAGTTCATGGACGAGGTGGTGCTGGGCATGCTGCAGGAGGAGTGGATGCGGCGGTCGTAGGGCGCCGGCTGGCCGTCTCGGCAGTCATCGTCGCCGTCCATTCGCGACCTCGAGCAGAATGTCGGCGTGGCAGGGCTGATCGAGCGGGCACCAGCAGGCCAGGTTCTTGCCGGCGAGCTGCTCCCGGATCTCCTCGGGCTCCGGATAGCCCAACGCCGCTCGGGTCGCCGGGTCATCGAGCATCGCCCGGAACGCTGCGATGGCCTGCGCGCGGCCCAGGTCAGCGATCGGGAATGGGTTGCCCCACTTCGACGGCCTCGCGACGACGACTGTGTTCTCGGGCTTCCGCCAGCCTTTCCGTCGGCTCAACTGAATGCGTCGTGGCAGCCCGCCTGGCGACGCGGGAATGGTCACCGGTGGCTCCCGCGTAGGATTTCGAGGATCACGCACCCATCAAACACTCGCGTGCTCCGTGGGAAGAGTCCGATGCGTCCGAGCGGTGAAGCGCTCAGCGGCGGCGGCCTTTGCGTGAAGCCGGAGAGCCCCGCCGAAGCAGCCGTGCGACATTCTGGAGCAGCGCTGACGCGACGAGGCCGACGATCCCCAGAATGAGGAGCGGCTTGATCGCGAGGTAGAGCGGCGGGAGCAGGCATCCCGTCGGCGAGGTGCACGGTTGACCGGCGAAGGCGCGGAAGACGAGGATGCCGACGATCGCCACGACCACCATGCCCCACGGCCGCAGGAGGTCGATCGCGCGCACCGGCGCTTTCGCCCCAGACCCGCGAATGGCCTTGGGTGCGGCCGCGGCGGGCCGTCGTGTCGGTTGCCGCTTCGGAGATGCGCTCACTTGGAGTGGAGGCGTCTGCGGCCCGACGCGGGCGACCAGTCGCTCGAACCGCTGCATCACCCGGTACGTGTCGGCGGCCCGCGGATCGACGTGCCACGTCTGCGGCTCCTCGGCCGCGAGCTTCAGCATGGCGGCCTCTGCCGCGCTCAGCTGCGGGGGCTGCGACTGCAGCCACGACACGAGCGCCAGCGCATCCACCACAGCGACCGGCCGATTCTGCGGTGCGCGACCGTCCTTGAGCGCCCGAGCCCCGAGGACCGCGAGCACCGGCCGAACCGGCACGGGAAAGCCGGTCTTGGCCTCCAGCCTGCGGGTCACATCCTGCGCGTCGCCTGCCGCGGACGGGAGGTGGCGCTTGTTGACGTTGTTCACCTTCAGAATGTGATCACCGACCCACACCGAAGCTCCCGCGTGGTGCTTGGTGTTGATGGCGAAGACGCCGGCCGGCCCGATCACCAGGTGGTCGACATCCTTGGTGCCTGCACCGATCGGGACGGAGTGCCGGACGAACCACGCGGGCCCCAGCTGAGCGAGCATCTGCCCCACGGCCATCTCGCCCACCGCGCCCTGATACCAGGACCACGCGTCGGGATGCAGAACCACCCGCTCGTCGGACCTCAGGTTGGGGTCGCGCTCCTGTTCCTCCGCCTGCACCTGCAGGCACTTGAGCGCGACCGCATACCCGGCCGGCCGTGAGGACAGCGCGTTGATGCCCGCGAAGTCGACGCGTTCCGCCGTCGTCGGCGCTGAGGGTTCATCGGGCACAAGGACGACGGTATCCGCCGGGCCGCTGGCGGTCTCGCCCCCGAGCTGGGGACGCTGCTGCGCTACCGTGAACCATGACCACCGTCCACGACCGCTTCGACGACATCGTGACGGCTTTCGTCGGCCGTCCCGGCGTGACGCCCCCGATCCCCGGCGGCCCGCGGCGCTTCGGGTCGGATGCGCTAAGCGTCGACGGCTCCGTCTTCTGCATGGTGTCGAGCGGCGAGCGCTTCGTCGTGAAGCTGCCTGCGGCGCGCGTCGACGAGCTCATCGCGGCCTCCACCGGCGAACCGTTCCGCGCGGGCAAGAAGAGCCCGATGCGGCAGTGGCTGGTGGTGACGGATGCGGCTCCGGGAGTGTGGGAGTCGCTCGCCGAGGAGGCGTACGCGTTCACGCGCGAAGGCGGCGCCGCGCCACGCTGAGGCACGGATGGGGCGCCATGGCTGACGCCCCATCCATTCAGTCGCCCTTCACGTTGACGATCTGCCGCAGCTCGTGCCGCACCTTCACCAGGTCTGACGCGTCCGCCATCACCTGGTCGATCGGCTTGTAGGCGGCGGGGATCTCGTCCAGGAACGCATCCGTGTCCCGGTATTCGATGCCCTTCATCGCCTCCCTCAGCTGGTCGTGGGTGAACGTCTTCCGCGCCGCGCTCCGCGAGTAGTTCCTGCCCGCGCCGTGCGGGCTGGACTGCAGGGCGGCCGCGTTCCCGAGGCCCTCCACCACGTAGGAGGCGGTGCCCATCGACCCGGGGATGAGCCCGGGCTCGCCGGCGCGGGCCGAGATCGCGCCCTTCCGGGACAGCCACACGCTCTTCCCCCAGTGCGTCTCCTTCTGGGTGAAGTTGTGGTGGCAGTTGATCCGCTCCGCCTCGGTGACTGCGGTCCCCATCCACTCGCTGAACTGCCGGACGACCCGGTCCATCATCTCCTCACGGTTGAGCAGCGCGTAGTGCTGCGCCCACCGCAGTTCGGCGATGTACCGGTCGAATTCGGGCGTGCCCTCGACGAGGTAGGCGAGATCCGGGTCGGGAAGCGTGATCCACCAGTTCTCCATCAGCCGCTGGGCGACCTTGATGTGGCGCTGGGCGATCTTGTTGCCGACTCCCCGGCTCCCGGAGTGGAGGAACAGCCAGACACCGTCGGTCTCGTCGACGCTCACCTCGATGAAGTGGTTGCCGCTGCCCAGCGTCCCGAGCTGCTCCCGCCAGGTGCCGAGCGCCTGCGCCGGGTCGAAGCCCGCAGCCTCGGCCATGGCCTCCAGCTCGGCCACTCTCGGTGCCGCGGTCGCGACGATCTTGTTGTTGTGCGCTCCGGCCGACACGGGGATGGCCCGCTCGATCTGCTCCCGCAGAACCCGCAGGTCGCCGTTCAGTTCGTCGAGCCGGAACTGCGTCCGGACCGCGATCATGCCGCACCCGATGTCGACGCCGACGGCGGCCGGCATCACCGCGCGCAGCGTCGGGATCACCGACCCGACCGTCGCTCCGAGCCCGAGGTGGGCGTCCGGCATCAGTGCCATGTGCGGGAACACGAACGGCATCGTGGATGTGGTCCGCGCCTGCTCCTCTGCTTTCGCGTCGAGGATGCTCGCCCAGCTGAGCAAGCGCTTGTTGATCTCTCTCATCGTCTTTCTTGTCTGTGTGGATTTCGGTGGGTGGATGGATGGCACCCGAGAGATCCGACACATCCCGACCTGAAACGGCTGGGAGACGTCGAACGCCCCGGGCCCTCGAGGGCAACGGAGCGTCGAGAAATGACGGTTCGCGCCTACACGAGGTGCTGGAGATCGCGCTGGCCGCGCTTGGTGGGCAGCGGTCGCTGAGGGCTGAGCGGGCGCAGATAGCTCACGGCTCGGTCCTCTCTCCAGATCAACGGGGCGTACGTTCGCTGGCCGATCGGCGCAGCTGTGCGAGCATAGCGGCACGCAGAGCGCGATGTCCAGGAATCAGTCTCCACTTCCTCGCATTGCGGCCAGAATGGCCCCATGAAGGATGCGGACGAGTCCCGCGAACTGCGCCGCCAGCAGCGCCACTGGGGTCGGCATGCGGAGAGCTACGACTCGAAGGTGGCCAAGGCCGAACGGTCGATGCTCGCCGGGACGCGCGAATGGGTCGGCGAGCGCGCGGCCGGCCGCGTGCTGGAGGTCGCGATCGGCAGCGGCCGCAGCCTCCCGTTCTACCGGCGGGATGTGTCGCTTGTCGGTGTCGACCTCAGTCCCGAGATGCTGGCCATCGCGCGGAGACGGGCCGCCGAGCTCGGCCGGCCGGTGGACCTCCGCGAGGGCAACGCGGAGGCCCTTCCCTTCGACGACGCATCGTTCGACACGGTGGTGTGCGCGCTGGCGCTGTGCTCCATCCCGCGTCCCGCCGTCGCGGTGGCGGAGATGGCACGAGTGGTGGCGCCGGGCGGGTCGGTGGTCGTCGTGGACCACGTCCGCAGCGACCGCGCCGTCCTCTTCGCCGGCCAGTGGAT is drawn from Leifsonia shinshuensis and contains these coding sequences:
- a CDS encoding methyltransferase domain-containing protein; its protein translation is MSDDAAGAASDGPKDGRDTAGADYAERLRRLDTSWWRRTLNVQAPYRWNIRRLHLGRVLDVGSGLGRNLAHLGNNGVGVDHNPESVAIARARGLTSFTSDEFPTTEYAKPGTFDSMLLAHVVEHVDPDFAVELVRMYLPYVKPGGHVLFITPQERGYASDATHVAFTDFAGLHRLADRLGLAVEREYSFPLPRFAGKAFTYNEFVVLTRIPG
- a CDS encoding thioredoxin domain-containing protein: MATGRGTTGPTKRDRREEARETARRMREEAAKKARRRKIVVQSSVIVGIVAVLAIIGVVVFTSMGPGASAANPKNMASGGILLTSPTQATSTPAIPAGGKPTPTKMELNGKTAHIQIWLDYQCPYCDQFETTNNAQIKQWLQDGSATLEVHPVAILDSSANKQYSTRSAAAASCVANSDPDKFFDINAALFAKQPDEQTGGGLSNAQILSIFKDAGVSSKAITDCVNNQTFASFITTMTSDATANSQLKNPTSGGFGTPTVFVNGERYQGGFTDAAQFAAFKDAAVKDAGSGKTITFPTAS
- a CDS encoding TetR/AcrR family transcriptional regulator; amino-acid sequence: MDTDRRTRLTPDERRAQLVALGVAFLADNPLDQLTIEELSARAGVSRGLLFHYFGSKQGLHREVVRTARDSMLYATEPVAGLPPLERLHDTLTRIVAFVREHSGTFYSLVRGVASGDTEVRAVVEEARGEQAERVHAVFLELGVPDTELLRIALRSWIAFAEEALVESAIGTDLPSERIVGFLERSARGVVDALEPGPEAGAEG
- a CDS encoding DUF6230 family protein → MKFRKLAGSHAGRIVLAAVPVAVVSTVLMAGVAQGAVPVSFAVSGSQFQISASKLDGTGFSQYAGVAPDTAGKEHQVAIANIKSATLSDLCQAVVTDTPLGKVGMLITAGGGGSPASASDLQIGMTDLKGDSEFHNIRIGVDASTVNTTAKGAAGDFAQDADTVTITNLQQTAWSTQASVFTLTGMHVQLTDGSKGCF
- a CDS encoding DUF6114 domain-containing protein encodes the protein MAEHATGRWARFRAWRRRRPFVGGVLTALGGIEMFFSGQLDIGKIHVQLGIEGLQATIIPILLVLLGVLVIAMPAHRIFYGVIALAVAVYSLVGVNLGGFFIGMLLSTVGGILTVAWMPKKDAVDAVDAVDAPADREGTTA
- a CDS encoding DUF1992 domain-containing protein, whose amino-acid sequence is MARNRDETRRPARESDPLVEAARYRLRRDAEARGEQVEEANAGQPSMEQRAQIVETAIQQAMRRGDFDNLPGAGKPLPGLTGTHDPDWWIRRKIEREQLTGLGPPALLLRTEDKELDAKLDRLASETAVREHLETFNRRIVEARRQLQGGPPVVTPTRDVDAEVRRWRERREQRIREADARRRAEREEWESLTWRERRRRKRSEGR
- a CDS encoding epoxide hydrolase, translated to MEFRIDVPQPVLDDLRHRLEVAILPEQTPGPDWSNGIPPHVLAGLVDRWRDGYDWRAFERRLDRYDQWMLDLDGCAVHVVRAPARAPSGALPIVLTHGWPYSFASMLDLADLLSEERDVVIPSLPGYGYSAPLPEPYSSFGTARRWHALMTRELGYDRYLTYGEDVGAGVSDWLAASSPESVAGIVASHASFSGRSRPGVELTDEERTFLASVASPAESGYAHEQGTRPDTLAAALIDSPSGLLAWIVEKVAAWSDGDALERFDVDDVLTNVTLYWVTRSIGTSFRPYRESPDDDELHPVITVPASILVQRHEAAYPRSLAEKSYADIRSFNRLERGGHFTAWEAPDAIAAAVRDLEARL
- a CDS encoding methyltransferase domain-containing protein → MTDDEHLRMVRERFDDRAPTYDESPMHRGLAAAVAVFADLDGVDAVLDIATGTGLVLRALRERGYTGAATGVDLSPRMIDEARRHLPDADLLVADATSLPLPDDTFDLVTCVTGLQLFPHPDAAILEWSRVLRPGGRALTATFLQFDPSRHRAAPPPGYLNHSPFDSVEHLAETVAPAGFAVARTDTWTDGADELLIAELTLAG
- a CDS encoding GNAT family protein, with translation MLTGTTVGLRARYEDDIPILVAELYNDVVNGSRAEGSPWRPIRPSARDPRLITDESKEDVVAFSVVSLADDALIGSANLWGIDTHNRFAHLGLGLIPSARGSGYGTDVVAVLCRYGFVVRGLNRLQIETLADNHAMLRAAERNGFVREGVLRRSAWVLGEFMDEVVLGMLQEEWMRRS
- a CDS encoding DUF4326 domain-containing protein, translating into MTIPASPGGLPRRIQLSRRKGWRKPENTVVVARPSKWGNPFPIADLGRAQAIAAFRAMLDDPATRAALGYPEPEEIREQLAGKNLACWCPLDQPCHADILLEVANGRRR
- a CDS encoding nuclease-related domain-containing protein, whose translation is MPDEPSAPTTAERVDFAGINALSSRPAGYAVALKCLQVQAEEQERDPNLRSDERVVLHPDAWSWYQGAVGEMAVGQMLAQLGPAWFVRHSVPIGAGTKDVDHLVIGPAGVFAINTKHHAGASVWVGDHILKVNNVNKRHLPSAAGDAQDVTRRLEAKTGFPVPVRPVLAVLGARALKDGRAPQNRPVAVVDALALVSWLQSQPPQLSAAEAAMLKLAAEEPQTWHVDPRAADTYRVMQRFERLVARVGPQTPPLQVSASPKRQPTRRPAAAAPKAIRGSGAKAPVRAIDLLRPWGMVVVAIVGILVFRAFAGQPCTSPTGCLLPPLYLAIKPLLILGIVGLVASALLQNVARLLRRGSPASRKGRRR
- a CDS encoding RtcB family protein encodes the protein MREINKRLLSWASILDAKAEEQARTTSTMPFVFPHMALMPDAHLGLGATVGSVIPTLRAVMPAAVGVDIGCGMIAVRTQFRLDELNGDLRVLREQIERAIPVSAGAHNNKIVATAAPRVAELEAMAEAAGFDPAQALGTWREQLGTLGSGNHFIEVSVDETDGVWLFLHSGSRGVGNKIAQRHIKVAQRLMENWWITLPDPDLAYLVEGTPEFDRYIAELRWAQHYALLNREEMMDRVVRQFSEWMGTAVTEAERINCHHNFTQKETHWGKSVWLSRKGAISARAGEPGLIPGSMGTASYVVEGLGNAAALQSSPHGAGRNYSRSAARKTFTHDQLREAMKGIEYRDTDAFLDEIPAAYKPIDQVMADASDLVKVRHELRQIVNVKGD
- a CDS encoding class I SAM-dependent methyltransferase — encoded protein: MKDADESRELRRQQRHWGRHAESYDSKVAKAERSMLAGTREWVGERAAGRVLEVAIGSGRSLPFYRRDVSLVGVDLSPEMLAIARRRAAELGRPVDLREGNAEALPFDDASFDTVVCALALCSIPRPAVAVAEMARVVAPGGSVVVVDHVRSDRAVLFAGQWMLERFTIPLQGEHLTRRHRGEVEAAGLAVVEDERLHSGSVERIRAVREATT